The following are encoded together in the Marmota flaviventris isolate mMarFla1 chromosome 18, mMarFla1.hap1, whole genome shotgun sequence genome:
- the Nol3 gene encoding nucleolar protein 3 — MGNSQERPSETIDRERKRLVETLQADSGLLLDALVARGVLTGPEYEALDALPDAERRVRRLLLVVQSKGEAACQELLRCAQQTLRAPDPAWDWQHVGPGYRDRSYDPPCPGHWTPEAPSSGTVCPGLPRVSDHYEAGGPEGSEAVQSGTPEEPEPEQEAEASEGAEPEPEPQMDPEPEPEADPEPEPEPDFEEGDESEDS; from the exons ATGGGCAACTCGCAGGAGCGGCCTTCGGAGACCATTGACCGTGAGCGCAAACGCCTGGTGGAAACGCTGCAGGCGGACTCGGGACTACTGCTGGACGCGCTGGTAGCACGGGGAGTGCTCACCGGGCCggagtatgaggcactggatgcACTGCCTGATGCTGAGCGCAGGGTGCGCCGCCTGCTGCTGGTGGTGCAGAGCAAGGGCGAGGCCGCCTGCCAGGAGCTGCTGCGTTGCGCCCAGCAAACCTTGCGCGCGCCAGACCCAGCCTGGGACTGGCAGCACGTGGGCCCTG GCTACCGGGACCGCAGCTATGACCCTCCATGCCCAGGCCACTGGACGCCCGAGGCACCCAGTTCGGGGACAGTGTGTCCCGGGCTGCCCAGAGTTTCAGATCACTATGAGGCAGGAGGTCCTGAGGGCTCTGAAGCAGTGCAATCCGGAACTCCAgaggagccagagccagagcaGGAAGCTGAGGCCTCTGAAGGGGCGGAGCCAGAACCAGAACCCCAAATGGATCCAGAACCAGAGCCGGAGGCAGATCCAGAACCAGAGCCTGAGCCTGACTTTGAGGAGGGGGATGAGTCTGAAG ATTCCTGA